A window of the Enterobacteriaceae bacterium 4M9 genome harbors these coding sequences:
- a CDS encoding diguanylate cyclase, giving the protein MDDIRKSYHKVNNASVYNVARGQTEKSLRMMEHSLTSLSKVLTKDGSLESLQSVNDEMFKDYMLRALSLLSGIANISIIDRNDEILTIPSHFSSHEGQGVALRELPWYLKDASSFSSVTYSEPYLDEYAGYRKVNISSPIYDKKATMSAILSFEIDIKQLGHALRQKVTPLEGESFVVTRKGHVVIHPDPSLKNEILLPEDVVSKMRNAAGMIYDEEQNNYYYYYSYTNPDWLFIYKVEEATLDAIVWEESAKVIYALAISVGMIIICWFLVHSVMKNMFMRVISSINSGMPFNATEEVMAQELINNSQKVETFRKQSTTDELTGLLNRRAFDEKLAQNVISKKPFCLAMIDIDNFKSLNDTYGHIFGDIVLRKVAEEGMKVVEFSGALLFRYGGEEMAIIFESDDPEWAEEQLNEWRVAVEEHTWREKGLQVTFSAGMGSWEREDPEAFIARIDGLLYEAKHQGKNRVICAPRENDEATSESV; this is encoded by the coding sequence ATGGATGACATCCGAAAATCTTATCACAAAGTTAACAATGCCTCTGTCTATAACGTTGCACGTGGTCAGACTGAAAAATCGCTGAGAATGATGGAACACTCACTCACGTCGCTCTCAAAGGTACTCACAAAAGATGGCAGCCTTGAATCTCTTCAGAGCGTTAACGATGAAATGTTTAAGGATTATATGCTGCGCGCATTGTCGCTGCTGTCCGGTATTGCCAATATTTCGATTATCGATAGAAACGATGAAATTCTGACGATACCGTCTCACTTCTCCAGCCATGAGGGGCAGGGCGTGGCGCTGCGCGAGCTTCCCTGGTACTTAAAAGATGCCTCCTCGTTTTCATCGGTTACCTACAGCGAACCTTATCTCGATGAGTATGCTGGTTACCGTAAAGTCAATATCTCAAGCCCGATTTACGACAAGAAAGCCACGATGTCCGCGATTTTGTCGTTCGAAATTGACATCAAGCAATTAGGGCACGCTTTGCGCCAGAAAGTCACGCCTCTGGAAGGTGAGTCTTTTGTGGTCACTCGCAAAGGTCATGTTGTGATTCATCCCGATCCGTCGCTGAAAAATGAGATTCTACTCCCTGAAGATGTTGTCTCGAAAATGCGCAATGCTGCTGGCATGATTTATGACGAGGAGCAGAACAATTATTACTACTACTATTCCTACACCAATCCGGACTGGCTATTTATATATAAAGTAGAGGAAGCCACCCTCGACGCTATTGTATGGGAAGAAAGCGCGAAAGTTATTTACGCCCTGGCTATTTCTGTTGGCATGATCATTATTTGCTGGTTCCTGGTGCACTCGGTCATGAAAAACATGTTTATGCGCGTTATCTCCAGCATCAACTCCGGCATGCCATTTAACGCAACTGAAGAGGTCATGGCGCAGGAACTTATCAACAATAGCCAAAAAGTAGAGACTTTCCGTAAACAATCAACCACGGATGAACTCACGGGCTTACTTAACCGCCGCGCATTTGATGAAAAGCTGGCGCAGAACGTCATATCGAAAAAACCTTTCTGCCTCGCAATGATTGATATTGATAACTTCAAATCTCTCAACGATACCTACGGTCATATTTTTGGCGATATTGTACTGCGCAAAGTGGCAGAAGAAGGGATGAAGGTTGTTGAGTTTAGCGGTGCGCTTCTGTTCCGCTATGGCGGCGAAGAAATGGCCATTATTTTTGAAAGTGACGATCCTGAGTGGGCTGAAGAACAGCTTAACGAGTGGCGCGTTGCGGTTGAAGAACATACCTGGCGCGAGAAGGGCCTACAGGTCACGTTCAGTGCCGGTATGGGCAGCTGGGAACGTGAGGATCCGGAAGCCTTTATCGCCCGTATCGATGGCCTGTTATATGAAGCAAAACATCAGGGTAAGAACCGGGTGATTTGCGCGCCGCGCGAAAACGATGAAGCCACCAGTGAGAGCGTATAA
- a CDS encoding PLP-dependent aminotransferase family protein: MSLNSLKINLNRSARMSLSEQIRTTIAQAITSGVLAPGARLPSWIDLAVQLGVSRGTVKTAYERLADAQLVTSSRAKGTCVAQFLPARHNVSKQPEPVPDSSLYQNFFLPTGDFQMGIPASDAFPATIFSRLFSAAVRKRMSARQHYTDPRGEAELKREIAAQLVLARGIKCHPSQLFITTGFTGALGTMLHALNLQGRKAWVENPGFPPARKALEIAQLSLVSVPVDEEGINVSYAVQHAEKAALALVTPGQQAPLGMTLSLERRGQLLAWAAKNQSWIIEDDYLGELQLNRRAAPALFSMDDAGRVIYVGTFSKTISPVLRLGFMVVPMALVDTVADVVASLSPAPDPALQMAVQAFLHEGHFLRHLRRMKRTYSARSAGLVEQLSALGYEASVNGLSVLLRLKDGTPDCAIAHNACHCGLAPSPLSAWYSPGVPVQAGLLLGLATAEGEQTRQACQRLDTLIRRFSPIAKQGVRFPGI, encoded by the coding sequence ATGTCCTTAAACTCTCTGAAGATTAATCTCAATCGTTCTGCGCGCATGTCGTTATCAGAACAGATACGCACCACGATAGCTCAGGCTATCACCAGCGGCGTGCTTGCACCTGGCGCGCGGCTTCCTTCGTGGATAGATCTTGCGGTTCAGTTGGGGGTATCACGTGGTACGGTGAAAACGGCGTATGAACGTCTTGCTGATGCACAACTGGTCACCTCATCGCGCGCTAAAGGCACCTGCGTGGCGCAGTTTTTGCCTGCGCGTCATAACGTTTCAAAGCAACCAGAGCCTGTTCCTGACTCTTCCTTGTATCAGAACTTCTTCCTGCCTACCGGTGACTTTCAGATGGGGATCCCGGCCAGCGATGCCTTTCCGGCGACTATTTTTTCCCGTTTGTTTTCCGCCGCTGTCCGTAAACGGATGTCTGCACGACAACATTACACCGACCCCAGAGGCGAAGCGGAGCTTAAGCGCGAGATAGCCGCCCAGCTGGTACTCGCCAGGGGGATTAAATGCCATCCGTCACAGCTATTTATTACCACCGGCTTCACCGGGGCACTGGGTACCATGCTACATGCGCTCAATTTACAAGGGCGAAAGGCTTGGGTGGAAAATCCCGGTTTTCCTCCGGCACGCAAAGCGCTGGAGATTGCGCAGCTCTCGCTTGTTTCTGTGCCGGTGGACGAAGAAGGTATTAATGTTAGTTACGCAGTACAGCATGCGGAAAAGGCTGCGCTGGCTCTGGTGACTCCCGGCCAGCAGGCTCCGCTGGGTATGACTTTGTCTCTGGAGCGCCGTGGGCAGCTTCTGGCCTGGGCGGCAAAAAACCAAAGCTGGATAATTGAAGATGATTATCTTGGCGAGTTGCAGCTCAACCGCCGCGCTGCACCGGCGTTGTTTTCGATGGATGATGCCGGGCGGGTCATTTATGTGGGAACATTTAGCAAGACAATAAGCCCCGTTTTGCGCCTTGGTTTTATGGTGGTTCCCATGGCACTGGTGGATACCGTAGCCGATGTGGTCGCCAGCCTTTCACCTGCTCCGGACCCGGCGCTGCAAATGGCGGTACAGGCATTTCTGCATGAAGGCCATTTCCTGCGCCACTTGCGGAGAATGAAACGTACCTACAGCGCTCGAAGCGCTGGGTTGGTAGAGCAGCTAAGTGCGTTGGGTTATGAGGCCAGTGTTAATGGACTTTCTGTGCTCCTGCGTCTTAAAGACGGTACGCCGGACTGCGCAATTGCCCACAACGCCTGCCATTGCGGACTGGCGCCGTCGCCGCTTTCGGCCTGGTACAGTCCAGGTGTGCCGGTACAGGCTGGACTGTTGCTGGGGTTGGCGACCGCTGAGGGCGAGCAAACCCGGCAAGCCTGTCAGAGACTGGACACGCTTATCCGACGATTTTCCCCAATAGCAAAGCAGGGCGTCCGCTTTCCTGGTATTTAA
- a CDS encoding carboxymuconolactone decarboxylase family protein: MTQRIDYTKTSPAGVKAYGGVYAYIGQCGLEHALVELVNLRVSQINGCAFCLDMHTRDLIKQGFSPVKLALVQVWEEASDVFSPREKAALAWAEVVTRVADTHVPDEAFEAASCVFTQKELADLTMAIGLINAYNRLAISFRNVPQEALKS, from the coding sequence ATGACTCAGCGTATTGATTACACTAAAACCTCGCCAGCGGGCGTGAAAGCGTATGGTGGCGTTTATGCCTATATTGGTCAGTGCGGTCTGGAACACGCTCTGGTTGAGCTTGTCAATTTGCGGGTCAGTCAGATTAATGGCTGCGCCTTCTGCCTTGATATGCACACCCGCGATTTAATCAAGCAGGGATTCAGCCCGGTAAAACTGGCGTTGGTTCAGGTGTGGGAAGAAGCGTCGGATGTGTTCAGCCCGCGCGAAAAAGCGGCGCTGGCCTGGGCTGAAGTAGTGACCCGGGTTGCGGACACGCATGTGCCTGATGAGGCTTTTGAAGCGGCCTCTTGCGTGTTCACGCAAAAAGAGCTTGCCGACCTGACGATGGCCATTGGCCTGATTAATGCCTATAACCGCCTGGCTATCAGTTTCCGTAATGTTCCCCAGGAAGCCCTCAAAAGCTGA
- a CDS encoding alpha-hydroxy-acid oxidizing protein, whose protein sequence is MNSLANITCIEDMREVYRRRVPRMFVDYCDSGAWTESTYRSNCDDFAKIKFRQKVLVDIAGRSLTTQMVGEQVTMPVALAPTGLIGMQHADGEILAARAAEKFGIPYIMSTMSICSIEDVAAVTSRPFWFQLYMMRDRDFMARLIERAKAARISALVLTADLQVMGQRNKDIKNGLSAPPRLTIPNMLNMMTKPTWGLNMLKTQRRSFGNIVGHVKNISDTSSLAAWTTEQFDPQLSWQDVAWVKERWDGKLIIKGIMEVADALRAVEAGADAIVVSNHGGRQLDGAPSTISVLAEIVQAVGDKTEVFIDSGIRSGQDVLRAIALGAKGTLIGRAFIYGLGAYGEQGVSRVLEILYKELDVTMAFCGHTRLQDVDSSILR, encoded by the coding sequence GTGAACTCACTTGCCAACATTACCTGTATCGAGGACATGCGTGAGGTCTATCGCCGCCGCGTACCGCGTATGTTTGTGGATTACTGCGACTCCGGTGCCTGGACCGAATCCACTTACCGCAGCAATTGTGATGATTTTGCTAAGATAAAGTTTCGCCAGAAGGTACTGGTTGATATAGCCGGGCGCTCGCTGACAACACAAATGGTGGGTGAGCAGGTGACGATGCCCGTGGCACTTGCACCCACCGGGCTAATTGGCATGCAACATGCCGACGGGGAAATTCTTGCCGCCAGAGCCGCGGAGAAGTTCGGCATACCGTACATCATGTCCACCATGAGCATCTGCTCCATTGAAGACGTGGCAGCGGTAACCTCGCGGCCGTTCTGGTTCCAGCTATATATGATGAGGGACCGTGATTTTATGGCGCGCCTCATTGAGCGGGCCAAAGCCGCACGCATTAGCGCGCTGGTGCTGACAGCAGATTTACAGGTTATGGGCCAGCGCAATAAAGACATTAAGAACGGTCTGTCGGCACCGCCGCGCCTGACCATCCCCAATATGCTTAACATGATGACCAAGCCGACCTGGGGGCTGAACATGCTGAAAACCCAACGCCGCAGCTTTGGCAACATCGTCGGACATGTGAAGAACATCAGCGATACCTCATCACTTGCCGCCTGGACTACGGAACAGTTTGACCCGCAGTTAAGCTGGCAGGATGTGGCGTGGGTGAAAGAGCGCTGGGACGGCAAACTGATAATCAAAGGTATTATGGAAGTGGCAGACGCGCTGCGGGCAGTCGAAGCGGGGGCTGATGCTATTGTGGTATCCAACCACGGTGGCCGCCAGCTTGACGGCGCACCATCGACCATCTCCGTGCTGGCAGAGATTGTGCAGGCAGTGGGTGATAAAACCGAGGTGTTCATCGACAGCGGTATTCGCAGCGGCCAGGATGTGCTGCGTGCTATTGCTCTGGGGGCAAAAGGGACGTTGATTGGCCGTGCGTTTATCTATGGCTTAGGCGCTTACGGTGAGCAGGGTGTCTCCAGAGTGCTGGAGATTCTGTATAAAGAACTGGATGTCACGATGGCATTTTGCGGCCACACCCGTTTGCAGGATGTGGACAGTTCGATACTGCGCTAA
- a CDS encoding alpha/beta hydrolase — MNKAKLLLITAGLMAASANVFAVSPANDSPTSQNPFLDKDVKKFMDEVAASTKKPLYELSYSDARKVLADAQAKPVNKPDVDTQDISLALGNDLGDVKVRITRPKGAEGELPVLFYVHGGGWVLGDENTHDRLLREFTAGAHIAVASIIYTPSPEAKYPKPLNQIYASIQSLIKDADKYKFSTDKYAIAGDSVGGNMATAVAIMSKDKKEPKIGLQVLLYPVTNANFDDGSYKSFADGPWLTKKAMEWFWDAYAPDKSKRSEKLASPLQASLEELSGLPEAFIITDQNDVLRDEGEAYAQKLIDAGVKVTAVRYNGTTHDFMMLNGLTDTAPTRAAVAQTIDVLKTYYAKK; from the coding sequence ATGAATAAAGCTAAGCTATTACTGATTACCGCTGGTTTAATGGCTGCCTCTGCGAATGTATTTGCCGTGTCACCTGCTAATGACTCCCCAACGTCTCAAAATCCATTTCTCGACAAAGATGTAAAGAAATTCATGGATGAAGTGGCGGCATCCACGAAAAAGCCTTTATATGAACTGAGTTACAGCGATGCAAGAAAAGTACTGGCAGATGCTCAGGCGAAGCCGGTAAATAAGCCTGATGTTGACACCCAGGATATTAGTCTGGCGCTTGGTAATGACCTTGGCGATGTGAAAGTGCGTATTACGCGCCCTAAAGGCGCAGAAGGCGAGCTCCCGGTTCTTTTTTATGTTCACGGAGGAGGATGGGTGCTGGGGGATGAAAATACCCACGACAGACTGCTGAGGGAATTTACTGCAGGCGCACACATTGCGGTTGCCAGTATCATTTACACGCCTTCTCCTGAGGCAAAATACCCTAAGCCACTCAACCAAATTTATGCTTCTATTCAATCACTTATAAAAGATGCCGATAAATACAAGTTCTCCACGGATAAATATGCTATTGCCGGTGATAGCGTTGGGGGGAATATGGCCACCGCTGTTGCCATAATGAGTAAGGATAAGAAAGAGCCTAAGATTGGTTTGCAGGTTTTATTGTATCCAGTGACGAATGCTAACTTTGATGATGGTTCTTACAAGAGCTTTGCCGATGGCCCCTGGTTGACGAAGAAAGCAATGGAATGGTTCTGGGATGCCTATGCGCCAGATAAAAGTAAACGTAGTGAGAAATTGGCCTCACCGCTGCAGGCAAGTCTGGAAGAACTTTCAGGTCTTCCTGAAGCCTTCATTATTACCGACCAGAACGATGTGTTGCGTGATGAAGGTGAAGCCTACGCTCAAAAACTTATTGATGCGGGCGTGAAAGTCACGGCAGTTCGCTATAACGGCACAACGCATGATTTTATGATGCTAAATGGTTTGACAGATACTGCACCAACACGCGCTGCGGTAGCACAAACTATTGACGTGCTTAAAACGTATTACGCAAAAAAATAA
- the nfsB gene encoding oxygen-insensitive NAD(P)H nitroreductase: MNITDIIRTRYTSKAYDASRGLTDEQREQLLELLRLSPSSVNSQPWHFFAVESAEAKARILPAFGEANAAKVQNAALVVVFTTHTEMSEEHLHTLLSQEQQDGRFNSDDAKAGQDAGRRYFVNLNSHSVEQQRNWMARQAYLSLGFLLFGAAAMGLDATPIEGFTPQSMDEILNLPALGLQSVVVAAIGHRSEEDFNARLPKSRLERGKVITLL; the protein is encoded by the coding sequence ATGAATATCACCGACATTATTCGCACCCGCTATACCAGCAAGGCTTATGACGCGAGCCGCGGGCTGACCGATGAGCAGCGTGAACAGCTGTTGGAGCTGCTGCGCCTTAGCCCGTCTTCCGTTAACTCACAGCCGTGGCATTTCTTCGCCGTTGAGAGCGCAGAAGCCAAAGCTCGCATTTTGCCTGCGTTTGGAGAGGCTAACGCTGCAAAAGTACAGAATGCGGCTCTGGTAGTCGTCTTTACTACTCATACCGAAATGAGTGAAGAGCACCTGCACACGTTGCTCTCACAGGAACAACAGGACGGGCGTTTTAACAGTGACGATGCCAAAGCCGGCCAGGATGCAGGCCGCCGTTATTTTGTGAACCTCAACAGCCACTCGGTTGAACAACAGCGTAACTGGATGGCGCGCCAGGCCTATCTGTCGTTAGGCTTCCTGTTGTTTGGCGCTGCGGCGATGGGCCTTGACGCCACGCCGATTGAAGGCTTCACGCCACAGTCAATGGACGAGATTTTGAACCTACCGGCTCTGGGGCTGCAAAGCGTTGTGGTGGCCGCAATTGGTCATCGTAGTGAGGAGGATTTTAATGCGCGCTTGCCAAAATCGCGCCTTGAGCGCGGTAAAGTGATTACGCTGCTGTAA
- the ansP gene encoding L-asparagine permease — MKSKQENTVDSHAAKRRWLNAQDSGYNRAMGNRHVQMIAIGGAIGTGLFLGAGARLQAAGPALALIYLVCGIFSFFILRALGELVLHRPSSGSFVSYAREFLGEKASYVAGWMYFLNWAMTGIVDITAVALYMHYWGTFGDVPQWVFALGALVIVGAMNMIGVKWFAEMEFWFALIKVLAIVIFLVVGTVYLGTGKPIDGNATGFHLITDNGGLFPHGLLPALVLIQGVVFAFASIELVGTAAGECKDPEKNVPKAINSVIWRIGLFYVGSVLLLVLLLPWNAYQPGQSPFVTFFSKLGVPYVGSIMNIVVLTAALSSLNSGLYSTGRILRSMSMGGSAPKFMSKMSSNHVPYAGILATIGIYVVGVFLNYLVPSRVFEIVLNLAALGIISAWAFIMVCQLRLRQEIKKGNAADVPFKLPGAPFTSWLTLLFLLSVLVLMAFDYPNGTYTIAAIPVLALLLFLGWFGVRKRVHEVAQTAPQDGVVPSTKE; from the coding sequence ATGAAATCAAAACAAGAAAACACGGTCGATAGTCACGCCGCGAAACGGCGCTGGCTTAACGCCCAGGACTCCGGCTACAACCGAGCGATGGGCAACCGCCATGTGCAAATGATAGCCATCGGTGGTGCTATTGGTACAGGTCTGTTCCTGGGCGCTGGTGCCCGCCTGCAGGCAGCAGGACCGGCACTGGCGCTGATTTATCTGGTTTGCGGTATTTTTTCCTTCTTTATTCTACGTGCGCTCGGCGAGCTGGTTTTGCACCGCCCTTCCAGCGGCAGCTTCGTCTCTTACGCCCGTGAATTTCTCGGTGAAAAAGCCTCTTACGTGGCAGGCTGGATGTACTTCCTTAACTGGGCCATGACCGGCATTGTCGACATCACCGCGGTAGCTCTCTATATGCATTACTGGGGTACGTTTGGCGACGTTCCTCAGTGGGTCTTCGCTCTCGGTGCGCTGGTGATTGTGGGCGCCATGAACATGATTGGCGTGAAGTGGTTTGCTGAGATGGAGTTCTGGTTTGCGCTTATCAAAGTGCTGGCTATTGTTATCTTCCTGGTGGTGGGTACGGTGTACCTGGGGACAGGCAAGCCTATCGATGGCAACGCCACGGGTTTTCACCTGATAACCGATAACGGTGGCCTGTTCCCGCATGGTCTGCTGCCTGCGCTGGTGTTAATACAGGGCGTGGTCTTCGCCTTTGCTTCTATCGAACTGGTGGGAACGGCTGCGGGCGAATGTAAGGATCCAGAGAAGAACGTACCGAAGGCGATTAACAGCGTTATCTGGCGTATTGGCCTGTTCTACGTTGGCTCCGTGCTGCTGCTGGTTCTGCTGCTGCCGTGGAATGCCTATCAGCCGGGCCAAAGCCCGTTTGTAACCTTCTTCTCTAAGCTTGGTGTGCCTTACGTAGGCAGTATTATGAATATTGTGGTACTGACGGCGGCACTCTCAAGCCTGAACTCCGGGCTGTATTCCACCGGGCGTATCCTGCGTTCGATGTCGATGGGTGGCTCAGCGCCTAAGTTTATGTCGAAGATGAGCAGCAACCACGTGCCTTACGCCGGGATCCTCGCCACCATCGGCATCTACGTAGTGGGCGTGTTCCTGAACTATCTGGTACCGTCGCGCGTGTTCGAGATTGTGCTTAACCTTGCGGCACTGGGTATTATCTCGGCCTGGGCGTTTATTATGGTGTGCCAGCTGCGCCTGCGTCAGGAGATTAAAAAGGGCAACGCAGCAGACGTGCCTTTTAAACTGCCTGGTGCGCCTTTCACTTCCTGGTTGACGCTGCTGTTCCTGCTGTCGGTACTGGTGCTGATGGCGTTTGACTACCCTAACGGTACTTACACCATCGCGGCTATTCCGGTACTGGCGCTGCTGCTGTTCCTGGGTTGGTTTGGCGTGCGTAAGCGGGTACATGAAGTGGCGCAGACTGCACCACAGGATGGCGTGGTTCCTTCAACGAAGGAATGA
- a CDS encoding NUDIX domain-containing protein, with translation MNQPLVGVGVVVHRHGKILLGRRRGSHGAGCWSLPGGHLEFGETPQACACREVLEETGLHLSLVNDGPWVNSVFEQERKHYITIFMLADAPHGEPQRMEPHKCDGWQWFDPQALPAPLFLPLTQLIEQRGTDWLQRHSPGNEA, from the coding sequence ATGAATCAACCCTTAGTTGGCGTGGGCGTTGTGGTCCATCGCCATGGAAAAATTCTGCTTGGTCGGCGTCGCGGTAGCCACGGTGCAGGCTGCTGGTCGCTCCCAGGCGGCCACCTGGAGTTTGGTGAAACACCACAGGCATGCGCATGCCGTGAAGTACTTGAAGAAACCGGACTTCATCTTTCGTTAGTCAACGACGGTCCGTGGGTCAATAGCGTTTTTGAGCAAGAGCGCAAGCACTACATTACGATTTTTATGCTGGCCGACGCGCCGCACGGCGAACCGCAGCGCATGGAGCCGCACAAATGCGATGGCTGGCAATGGTTCGACCCGCAGGCTCTGCCTGCCCCCTTGTTTTTACCACTGACGCAGCTGATTGAGCAGCGTGGTACAGACTGGCTACAACGGCACAGTCCGGGAAACGAGGCGTAA